A stretch of the Poseidonibacter parvus genome encodes the following:
- the rpmG gene encoding 50S ribosomal protein L33: MASGTRIKIGLKCQECGDINYTTMKNPKTHTEKFETKKYSPRLKKHTLHKEVKLKS, from the coding sequence ATGGCAAGCGGAACTAGAATCAAAATTGGATTAAAATGTCAAGAGTGTGGTGATATTAACTACACTACTATGAAAAACCCTAAGACTCATACTGAAAAGTTTGAGACTAAGAAATATAGTCCAAGATTAAAAAAACATACTTTACACAAAGAAGTAAAATTAAAGTCATAA
- the mraY gene encoding phospho-N-acetylmuramoyl-pentapeptide-transferase, protein MFYWFYRHLDINIFQYISVRAGISFIIAFFLTMFLLPKFIKWAKSKNASQPIYEHAPEGHQEKAGTPTMGGMVFIFATIIATLLSAKLNNFYIIGGLVTIGLFSLIGIQDDYSKIAKNQNSAGLSARAKLLLQFVCAGIVGFIIYYYSHTTTLYTPFYKLPLFDMGIFAILFWMLIMVAASNAVNLTDGLDGLATVPSIMAFFTLSALVYVTGHAIFSSYLLVPNIKLAGELAIMGAAISGSLIAFLWFNSHPAEVFMGDSGSLPLGAFMGYMAIVAKSEILLAVIGFIFVLETVSVILQVGSYKLRQKRVFLMAPIHHHFEQKGWKENKIIVRFWIISFMTNLLALMSLKIR, encoded by the coding sequence TTGTTTTACTGGTTCTATAGACATTTAGACATAAATATTTTCCAATATATCTCAGTACGTGCTGGGATTAGTTTTATAATAGCATTTTTTTTAACAATGTTTTTATTACCAAAGTTTATTAAATGGGCTAAATCAAAAAATGCATCTCAGCCAATATATGAGCATGCACCTGAAGGTCATCAAGAAAAAGCAGGAACCCCTACAATGGGTGGAATGGTTTTTATTTTTGCAACTATAATTGCAACACTATTATCTGCAAAGTTAAATAACTTTTATATAATAGGTGGGCTTGTAACAATTGGATTGTTTTCATTAATTGGGATTCAAGATGATTATTCAAAAATAGCAAAAAATCAAAATTCTGCTGGCTTAAGTGCTCGTGCAAAACTACTATTACAGTTTGTTTGTGCAGGAATTGTAGGTTTTATTATATATTATTATAGTCATACAACTACATTATATACACCTTTTTACAAGTTGCCACTATTTGATATGGGAATTTTTGCTATTTTATTTTGGATGCTAATAATGGTAGCTGCTTCAAATGCAGTTAATCTTACGGATGGATTAGATGGTTTAGCTACAGTTCCATCAATAATGGCCTTTTTCACATTATCAGCTTTAGTGTATGTAACAGGCCATGCAATTTTTTCTTCTTATCTTTTAGTTCCAAATATTAAACTAGCAGGTGAATTAGCAATAATGGGTGCAGCAATTTCTGGTTCATTAATTGCATTTTTATGGTTTAATTCTCACCCTGCAGAAGTTTTTATGGGAGATTCTGGTTCTTTGCCATTGGGGGCTTTTATGGGTTATATGGCAATTGTGGCGAAGTCAGAAATTCTTTTAGCAGTTATTGGATTCATATTTGTATTAGAAACTGTCTCGGTTATCTTACAAGTTGGTTCTTATAAACTACGACAAAAACGTGTTTTTTTAATGGCTCCAATTCATCATCATTTTGAACAAAAAGGCTGGAAAGAGAATAAGATTATTGTAAGGTTTTGGATAATTTCTTTTATGACAAACTTACTTGCATTAATGAGCTTAAAAATCAGATAA
- the secE gene encoding preprotein translocase subunit SecE, with translation MNKLKTYYKNAKEELFKVIFPIKEQIRSAYLSVFIVVTVISLFLALIDAVMSLSLSSIMN, from the coding sequence GTGAATAAATTAAAAACATATTATAAAAATGCAAAAGAAGAACTGTTTAAAGTAATTTTCCCAATTAAAGAACAAATTAGATCAGCATATCTTTCAGTATTTATAGTTGTAACAGTTATATCTTTATTTTTAGCTCTTATTGATGCGGTAATGTCATTAAGCTTATCTTCTATAATGAACTAA
- the rplL gene encoding 50S ribosomal protein L7/L12, translating to MAISKEDVLEYISGLSVLELSELVKEFEEKFGVSAQPVAVAGGAVAAADAAEEKTEFDVIIKDAGAKKINVIKVIRALTGLGLKEAKAAAEEAGAVIKEGVSKEDAEAAKAELEGAGATVEVK from the coding sequence ATGGCAATTTCAAAAGAAGACGTATTAGAATATATCTCAGGATTATCTGTACTTGAATTATCAGAATTAGTTAAAGAATTTGAAGAAAAATTTGGTGTATCTGCACAACCTGTTGCTGTAGCTGGTGGAGCTGTTGCTGCTGCTGACGCTGCTGAAGAAAAAACTGAATTTGATGTAATCATCAAAGATGCTGGTGCTAAAAAAATTAACGTTATTAAAGTAATTAGAGCGTTAACTGGTTTAGGATTAAAAGAAGCAAAAGCTGCTGCTGAAGAAGCTGGTGCAGTAATTAAAGAAGGTGTTTCTAAAGAAGATGCAGAAGCTGCAAAAGCTGAATTAGAAGGCGCTGGAGCTACTGTAGAAGTTAAATAA
- the nusG gene encoding transcription termination/antitermination protein NusG yields MAHKWYAIQTYSGSELAVKRALIQLSEEMADGKIAEVLVPTEDLIEVKKGKKSIVERPLYPAYAFAKIDLDTALWHGIQAMPKVGRFIGESKKPTPLSEKDITAILDKVNNRAAAKPKVSFDEGEMVRVNEGPFANFNGIVEDFDMASGILKLNVSIFGRNTPVEISYTQVERVV; encoded by the coding sequence ATGGCACACAAATGGTACGCAATTCAAACTTACTCTGGTAGTGAACTAGCAGTAAAAAGAGCTTTAATTCAATTATCAGAAGAAATGGCTGATGGTAAAATAGCTGAAGTATTAGTTCCAACAGAAGATCTAATTGAAGTTAAAAAAGGTAAAAAGTCGATTGTTGAAAGACCTTTATATCCTGCTTATGCATTTGCAAAAATTGATTTAGATACTGCACTATGGCATGGAATTCAGGCAATGCCAAAAGTTGGAAGATTCATTGGCGAATCGAAAAAACCAACACCATTATCTGAAAAAGATATTACAGCTATTTTAGATAAAGTTAATAATAGAGCAGCTGCAAAACCAAAAGTTTCATTTGATGAAGGTGAAATGGTAAGAGTTAATGAAGGTCCATTTGCGAACTTCAATGGTATTGTTGAAGACTTTGACATGGCATCGGGAATATTAAAATTAAATGTTTCAATTTTCGGAAGAAATACTCCAGTTGAAATTTCATATACACAAGTTGAAAGAGTAGTATAA
- the rplA gene encoding 50S ribosomal protein L1: MAKRYKSLKEKIEQRDYSLAESCELLKELKSTKFDESVEVALNLNVDPRHADQMIRGAVVLPNGTGKTVRVAVFAKGVKVDEAKAAGADIVGNDDLVETVMAGNIDFDVLIATPDCMGLVGKLGRVLGPKGLMPNPKVGTVTMDVTKAVNDAKGGQVAYRVDKKGNMQAAVGKISFSTEAIKENIEAFIAAVNKQKPASAKGRFYTNAAVSLTMSPSINVDASELMDIK, encoded by the coding sequence ATGGCAAAAAGATATAAATCATTAAAAGAAAAAATTGAACAAAGAGATTACTCTCTTGCTGAGTCATGTGAATTATTAAAAGAATTAAAATCAACTAAATTTGATGAAAGTGTTGAAGTTGCACTTAACTTAAATGTTGATCCAAGACATGCTGACCAAATGATTAGAGGTGCAGTTGTACTTCCTAATGGAACTGGTAAAACTGTTAGAGTTGCAGTTTTTGCAAAAGGTGTTAAAGTTGATGAAGCAAAAGCAGCAGGTGCTGATATTGTTGGTAACGACGATTTAGTTGAAACAGTTATGGCTGGAAACATTGATTTTGATGTTTTAATTGCTACTCCTGATTGTATGGGACTAGTTGGAAAATTAGGTAGAGTTTTAGGACCAAAAGGTTTAATGCCTAATCCTAAAGTTGGAACAGTTACTATGGACGTTACTAAAGCAGTTAATGATGCTAAAGGTGGTCAAGTAGCATATAGAGTTGATAAAAAAGGTAATATGCAAGCAGCAGTTGGAAAGATTTCATTCTCAACTGAAGCAATCAAAGAAAATATTGAAGCATTTATTGCAGCTGTTAACAAGCAAAAACCAGCTTCTGCAAAAGGTAGATTTTATACTAATGCAGCAGTTTCATTAACTATGTCACCATCAATTAATGTTGATGCATCAGAATTAATGGATATTAAATAA
- the tuf gene encoding elongation factor Tu, with protein MAKEKFERSKPHVNIGTIGHVDHGKTTLTAAISAVLTNAMGGEMMDYDQIDNAPEERERGITIATSHIEYETATRHYAHVDCPGHADYVKNMITGAAQMDGAILVIAATDGPMAQTREHILLSKQVGVPYIVIFMNKEDQLDDEDKEEMLELVEMEIRELLSDYDFPGDDTPIIAGSAFQALEEAKAGTNGPWSAKIMELMDAVDSYIPTPVRDTDKDFLMPVEDVFSISGRGTVVTGAISKGRINLGDQIEIVGLKDTQTTTVTGVEMFRKEMEYAEAGDNAGILIRGIKKEDVQRGQVLIKPGTITPHTEFRCEVYILSKEEGGRHTPFFSGYRPQFYVRTTDVTGSCTLPEGTEMVMPGDNVEMTVALVAPIALEKGTQFAIREGGRTVGAGVVAEILK; from the coding sequence ATGGCAAAAGAAAAATTCGAACGAAGTAAACCGCACGTAAATATCGGTACTATTGGTCACGTTGATCATGGTAAAACTACATTAACAGCAGCTATCTCAGCAGTTTTAACTAACGCGATGGGTGGAGAAATGATGGATTACGATCAAATCGATAATGCACCAGAAGAAAGAGAAAGAGGAATTACTATTGCTACTTCTCACATTGAGTATGAAACAGCTACTAGACACTACGCTCACGTAGATTGTCCAGGTCACGCCGATTATGTTAAGAACATGATTACTGGTGCTGCACAAATGGATGGAGCTATCTTAGTTATCGCTGCTACTGATGGACCTATGGCACAAACTAGAGAGCATATCTTATTATCTAAGCAAGTAGGTGTTCCTTACATTGTTATCTTCATGAACAAAGAAGATCAATTAGATGACGAAGATAAAGAAGAAATGTTAGAATTAGTTGAAATGGAAATTAGAGAATTACTTTCTGATTACGATTTCCCAGGTGACGATACTCCAATCATCGCTGGATCTGCATTCCAAGCATTAGAAGAAGCTAAAGCTGGAACAAATGGACCATGGTCTGCAAAAATTATGGAATTAATGGATGCTGTTGATTCTTACATCCCAACTCCAGTAAGAGATACTGATAAAGATTTCTTAATGCCTGTTGAAGATGTTTTCTCAATCTCTGGAAGAGGTACAGTTGTAACTGGTGCTATTTCTAAAGGTAGAATTAACTTAGGTGATCAAATTGAAATCGTAGGTTTAAAAGACACTCAAACTACTACTGTAACTGGTGTTGAAATGTTTAGAAAAGAAATGGAATATGCAGAAGCTGGTGATAATGCTGGTATCTTAATTAGAGGTATTAAAAAAGAAGACGTTCAAAGAGGACAAGTTCTTATTAAGCCAGGTACAATTACTCCACATACTGAATTCAGATGTGAAGTGTATATCCTTTCTAAAGAAGAGGGTGGTAGACATACTCCATTCTTCTCTGGATACAGACCACAATTCTATGTAAGAACAACTGACGTAACTGGTTCTTGTACTCTTCCTGAAGGTACTGAAATGGTTATGCCTGGTGATAACGTTGAAATGACAGTAGCATTAGTTGCTCCTATCGCTCTTGAAAAGGGAACACAGTTCGCTATTAGAGAAGGTGGAAGAACTGTTGGTGCTGGTGTTGTTGCTGAAATCCTTAAGTAA
- the rplK gene encoding 50S ribosomal protein L11: protein MAKKVEGKLKLQIPAGAANPSPPVGPALGQRGINIMEFCKAFNEKTKDKAGFNIPVEITVYADKSFTFELKQPPMTDLIKKVSGIKKGSDNPLKNKIGKLTKDQIMEIVDMKIADLNTDDKEQAAKIVAGSARSMGIDAEL, encoded by the coding sequence ATGGCTAAGAAAGTAGAAGGTAAACTTAAATTACAAATACCTGCTGGTGCAGCAAACCCATCACCACCTGTAGGACCTGCATTAGGTCAAAGAGGTATCAATATCATGGAATTCTGTAAAGCATTCAATGAAAAGACTAAAGATAAAGCTGGATTTAACATTCCTGTAGAAATTACAGTATATGCTGACAAAAGTTTTACATTTGAGTTAAAGCAACCACCAATGACTGATTTAATTAAAAAAGTATCTGGAATCAAAAAAGGTTCTGATAATCCTTTAAAAAATAAAATTGGTAAATTAACTAAAGATCAAATTATGGAAATCGTTGATATGAAAATCGCTGATTTAAATACTGATGATAAAGAACAAGCTGCAAAAATCGTTGCTGGTTCTGCAAGATCTATGGGAATTGACGCAGAATTATAG
- the rpoB gene encoding DNA-directed RNA polymerase subunit beta, with amino-acid sequence MLNSLKSGNRLRVDFAKNPQQIEIPNLLQLQQNSYDTFLMIGQDDRTAAGIEKVFKSIFPIHDAQNRITLDYLGSDVGKPKYDVRESMVRGLTYSIPLKINIRLTLWDLDEKTGEKIGVKDMKEQALFIREIPLMTDRTSFIVNGVERVVVNQLHRSPGVIFKEDESNTADNKLIYTGQIIPDRGSWLYFEYDAKDILYVRINKRRKVPVTILFRALGYSKEDIIKLFYPILNVKIKNNKFLTEFNPDDFTGRIEFDVKDEKGNLIVAAGKRLTARKAKALVEGGLELVEYPIELLMERYTANTIFDPESGEVLFDALTNLDELKLKKLLDLGFDSFDIANDLATGVDDSIINAFKADAESLKLLKQTEQLDDENDLSAIRIYKVMRPGEPVTKEAAKEFVKKLFFDPERYDLTKVGRMKMNHKLGVNVPEYVTVLTYEDVIKTVQYLVKVKAGHGHIDDRDHLGNRRIRAIGELLSNELHSGLIKMQKAIKDKMTTLSGTLEDIMPHDLVNSKMITSTITEFFTSGQLSQFMDQTNPLSEVTHKRRLSALGEGGLVKERAGFEVRDVHATHYGRICPVETPEGQNIGLINTLSTFSKVNDLGFIEAPYKTVKDGIVTDEIKYYTATQEEGLVIAPGSTKVDENGKIVEALTEARQDGEILLVDKNKIQLIDISSQMVMGVAASLIPFLEHDDANRALMGSNMMRQAVPLLSPNAPVVGTGLEKTVARDAWEAIKAKRSGVIEKADAKNIYIRGEDDNGAFIDHYNVAKNVRTNNNTSFGQRIGTKEGSIVEAGQVIADGPSMDNGELAVGVNAMVAFMPWNGYNYEDAIVLSQRLIKEDAFTSIHIYEKDVECRELKHGNEEITRDLPGVKEESIGHLDNSGIVKVGTYVKPGMILVGKVTPKGEIKPTPEERLLRAIFGEKAGHVINKSLVTPTSMEGTVVDVKVFTKKGYEKDERAVAEIEAEKAELDVKHHDKLLMLDREEILKINDLLSKAVLSKAVELDDVKYDKGANIPLEVLESVNRFAMKKVVASFGSDIEKTYNDIKEHFIKQKSQLRDDHEEKLQVLEHDDILPSGVIKQVKVYVATKRKIKVGDKMAGRHGNKGIVSNIVPQVDMPYLEDGSTVDVILNPLGVPSRMNIGQILEVHLGLVGKRLGAQIQDIFDAKKVDFIKELRAKMTDIAQVAKLMNGKEFMDSLSDEELVKYGQDWTKGVRFATQVFDGVKEDEFVKLFELAKVDLDGKTTLTDGTTGEVMKERVNVGYMYMLKLHHLVDEKVHARSTGPYSLVTQQPVGGKALFGGQRFGEMEVWALEAYGATNVLKEMLTTKSDDIEGRTKAYRAIANGENVPASGVPETFFVLTKELKALGLDVEIFEEVETNE; translated from the coding sequence ATGTTAAACTCTTTAAAATCTGGTAATAGACTTAGAGTTGATTTTGCAAAAAATCCTCAACAAATCGAAATTCCAAACTTATTACAATTACAGCAAAACTCATATGATACTTTTTTAATGATTGGTCAAGATGACCGTACTGCTGCTGGAATAGAGAAAGTTTTCAAGTCAATTTTCCCAATACACGATGCCCAAAACAGAATTACTTTAGATTACTTAGGTAGTGATGTTGGTAAACCTAAATATGATGTACGTGAGTCAATGGTAAGAGGTCTTACTTATTCAATCCCTTTAAAAATTAATATTAGATTAACTTTATGGGATTTAGACGAAAAAACTGGTGAAAAAATCGGTGTTAAAGATATGAAGGAACAAGCTTTATTTATTAGAGAAATTCCTTTAATGACTGATAGAACTTCATTTATTGTAAATGGTGTTGAAAGAGTTGTTGTTAACCAACTTCACAGATCTCCAGGTGTTATTTTTAAAGAAGATGAATCTAATACTGCTGATAATAAATTAATTTACACTGGTCAAATTATTCCAGATCGTGGTTCATGGTTATACTTTGAATACGATGCTAAAGATATTCTTTATGTAAGAATTAATAAAAGAAGAAAAGTACCTGTTACTATTTTATTCAGAGCACTTGGTTACTCTAAAGAAGATATTATTAAATTATTCTACCCAATTTTAAATGTTAAAATTAAGAATAATAAATTCTTAACTGAATTTAATCCTGATGATTTTACAGGAAGAATTGAATTTGATGTTAAAGATGAAAAAGGTAACTTAATTGTTGCTGCAGGAAAAAGACTTACTGCAAGAAAAGCTAAAGCTTTAGTTGAAGGTGGTCTAGAATTAGTTGAATATCCTATTGAATTATTAATGGAAAGATATACAGCAAATACTATCTTTGATCCAGAATCTGGTGAAGTATTATTTGATGCATTAACTAACTTAGATGAATTAAAATTAAAAAAACTTTTAGATTTAGGTTTTGATTCTTTTGATATTGCAAATGATTTAGCTACTGGTGTTGATGATTCTATTATCAATGCTTTTAAAGCTGATGCTGAATCTTTAAAATTATTAAAGCAAACAGAACAATTAGATGATGAAAATGATTTATCAGCTATTAGAATTTATAAAGTAATGAGACCAGGTGAGCCTGTTACTAAAGAAGCTGCTAAAGAGTTTGTTAAGAAATTATTCTTCGATCCAGAAAGATATGATTTAACAAAAGTTGGTAGAATGAAAATGAACCACAAACTTGGTGTAAATGTTCCTGAGTATGTAACAGTTCTTACTTATGAAGATGTTATTAAAACAGTTCAATACCTTGTAAAAGTTAAAGCAGGACATGGTCATATTGATGATAGAGATCACTTAGGAAACAGAAGAATTAGAGCAATTGGTGAATTATTATCAAATGAATTACATTCTGGTTTAATAAAAATGCAAAAAGCTATCAAAGATAAAATGACTACTTTATCTGGTACTTTAGAAGATATTATGCCTCATGATTTAGTTAATTCAAAAATGATTACATCAACAATTACTGAATTCTTTACATCTGGTCAGTTATCTCAATTTATGGATCAAACTAACCCATTATCAGAAGTTACACATAAAAGAAGACTTTCTGCACTTGGTGAAGGTGGACTTGTTAAAGAAAGAGCTGGATTTGAAGTAAGAGATGTTCATGCAACTCACTATGGAAGAATTTGTCCAGTTGAAACTCCAGAGGGTCAAAATATTGGTCTTATTAATACATTATCAACTTTCTCAAAAGTTAATGATTTAGGATTTATTGAAGCTCCATACAAAACTGTTAAAGATGGTATTGTAACTGATGAAATTAAATACTATACTGCAACTCAAGAAGAAGGTTTAGTAATTGCTCCTGGTTCTACTAAAGTTGATGAAAATGGTAAAATTGTTGAAGCCTTAACTGAAGCTAGACAAGATGGAGAGATTTTATTAGTTGATAAAAATAAAATTCAATTAATTGATATTTCATCACAAATGGTTATGGGTGTTGCAGCTTCATTAATTCCATTCTTAGAACATGATGATGCCAATAGAGCCTTAATGGGATCGAATATGATGAGACAAGCTGTTCCATTATTAAGTCCTAATGCTCCTGTAGTTGGAACTGGTTTAGAAAAAACAGTTGCAAGAGATGCATGGGAAGCTATTAAAGCAAAAAGATCTGGTGTTATTGAAAAAGCTGATGCTAAAAATATTTACATCAGAGGTGAAGATGATAACGGTGCTTTCATTGATCATTATAATGTTGCAAAAAATGTTAGAACAAATAATAATACTTCATTTGGTCAAAGAATTGGAACTAAAGAAGGTTCAATTGTTGAAGCTGGTCAAGTAATTGCTGATGGTCCTTCAATGGATAATGGTGAATTAGCTGTTGGTGTTAATGCTATGGTTGCATTTATGCCTTGGAATGGTTATAACTATGAAGATGCGATTGTTCTTTCTCAAAGATTAATTAAAGAAGATGCATTTACTTCTATTCATATTTATGAAAAAGATGTTGAATGTAGAGAGCTTAAGCATGGTAATGAAGAAATTACTAGAGATTTACCAGGTGTTAAAGAAGAATCTATTGGTCACTTAGATAATTCTGGAATTGTTAAGGTTGGAACTTATGTTAAACCTGGAATGATTTTAGTAGGTAAAGTTACACCAAAAGGTGAAATTAAACCAACTCCAGAAGAAAGACTATTAAGAGCTATCTTTGGTGAAAAAGCAGGTCACGTTATTAATAAATCATTAGTAACTCCAACTTCAATGGAAGGAACTGTTGTTGACGTTAAAGTATTCACTAAAAAAGGATATGAAAAAGACGAAAGAGCAGTTGCAGAAATTGAAGCAGAAAAAGCAGAATTAGATGTTAAGCATCATGATAAATTATTAATGCTAGATAGAGAAGAGATCTTAAAAATTAATGATTTATTATCAAAAGCTGTTTTATCAAAAGCTGTTGAATTAGACGATGTTAAATATGATAAAGGTGCAAATATTCCTTTAGAAGTATTAGAATCTGTTAATAGATTTGCAATGAAAAAAGTAGTTGCTTCTTTTGGTTCTGATATTGAAAAAACATATAATGACATTAAAGAACACTTTATTAAGCAAAAATCTCAATTAAGAGATGATCATGAAGAAAAACTTCAAGTATTAGAGCATGATGATATTTTACCTTCAGGTGTTATTAAACAAGTAAAAGTTTATGTAGCAACTAAGAGAAAAATTAAAGTTGGGGATAAAATGGCAGGACGTCACGGAAACAAAGGTATTGTTTCTAATATTGTTCCTCAAGTTGATATGCCTTACTTAGAAGATGGTTCTACTGTTGATGTTATTCTTAACCCACTTGGAGTACCTTCAAGAATGAACATCGGGCAGATTCTAGAAGTTCACTTAGGTTTAGTAGGAAAAAGACTTGGAGCACAAATCCAAGATATTTTTGATGCTAAGAAAGTTGATTTCATTAAAGAACTTAGAGCTAAGATGACTGATATTGCACAAGTTGCAAAACTAATGAATGGAAAAGAATTTATGGATTCTTTATCTGATGAAGAATTAGTTAAATATGGTCAAGATTGGACTAAAGGTGTTAGATTTGCAACTCAAGTATTTGATGGTGTAAAAGAAGATGAGTTTGTAAAATTATTTGAATTAGCAAAAGTTGATTTAGATGGTAAAACTACATTAACAGATGGTACAACTGGTGAAGTTATGAAAGAAAGAGTTAACGTTGGATATATGTATATGCTTAAACTTCATCACCTTGTTGATGAAAAAGTGCATGCAAGATCTACTGGACCTTACTCACTTGTAACTCAACAACCAGTTGGTGGTAAAGCACTATTTGGTGGTCAGAGATTTGGGGAAATGGAAGTATGGGCTTTAGAAGCATATGGTGCAACTAATGTACTTAAAGAGATGTTAACAACAAAATCTGATGATATCGAAGGTAGAACAAAAGCATATAGAGCAATTGCTAATGGTGAAAACGTTCCAGCTTCTGGTGTTCCAGAAACATTCTTTGTATTAACTAAAGAGCTTAAAGCTCTTGGACTTGATGTAGAGATCTTTGAAGAGGTAGAAACTAATGAGTAA
- the murD gene encoding UDP-N-acetylmuramoyl-L-alanine--D-glutamate ligase — translation MNTNEKIRVLGKGLTAQAIKEKFPNALLYDDNDFKDYDLSSCEKTIVSPGIPPYNEMITKAKNVQSDYDLFDEVMPFSIWISGTNGKTTTTQMCQHILNERNSVCGGNIGTPLSKLDTNASIWILETSSFTLHYTNTAKPNLYLLLPISEDHITWHGSFEEYENAKLKPLSLMKKGEIAIIPQCYKDYKSNAHKITYKDSDDLCEKFGIDKSKIKFKEPFLLDALLALASKKIIFDEIDYKKINTFTIDEHKVEEFIDNKNRVWVNDSKATNVDATINALVPYKDKNIHLILGGDDKGANLLPLFEVIKNLNVKVYAIGSNNKRVEKYCNEYNIEVENCEILKNAVIKINKNLKDNSIGILSPSAASLDQFKSYAQRGKTFKDLVLDLSKL, via the coding sequence ATGAATACAAATGAGAAAATCAGAGTCCTTGGAAAAGGACTTACTGCTCAAGCTATAAAAGAAAAGTTTCCAAATGCACTTCTTTATGATGATAATGACTTCAAAGATTATGATTTGTCTTCATGTGAAAAAACCATAGTAAGTCCTGGAATACCTCCATATAATGAAATGATTACAAAAGCTAAAAATGTTCAAAGTGATTATGATTTATTTGATGAAGTAATGCCTTTTTCTATTTGGATATCAGGTACTAATGGTAAAACTACTACTACACAAATGTGTCAACATATACTAAATGAAAGAAACTCCGTTTGTGGTGGTAATATAGGTACACCTCTTAGTAAATTAGATACTAATGCATCAATATGGATACTTGAGACATCATCTTTTACCTTGCATTATACAAATACTGCAAAACCTAATTTATATTTATTACTGCCAATTTCTGAAGATCATATTACATGGCATGGCTCATTTGAAGAGTATGAAAATGCAAAATTAAAACCTCTTTCATTGATGAAAAAAGGTGAAATTGCAATAATTCCCCAATGTTATAAAGACTACAAAAGCAATGCACATAAAATCACTTATAAAGATAGTGATGATTTATGTGAGAAATTCGGAATTGATAAAAGCAAAATAAAGTTTAAAGAACCATTTTTATTGGATGCACTTTTAGCACTTGCAAGTAAAAAGATAATATTCGATGAAATTGATTATAAGAAAATAAATACATTTACTATTGATGAACATAAAGTAGAAGAGTTTATTGATAATAAAAATAGAGTTTGGGTTAATGATTCAAAAGCTACAAATGTGGATGCTACTATAAATGCCTTAGTACCTTATAAGGACAAGAATATACATTTAATTCTAGGTGGTGATGATAAGGGTGCAAATTTACTACCTCTTTTTGAAGTAATAAAAAACTTAAATGTTAAAGTTTATGCAATAGGAAGTAATAATAAAAGAGTAGAAAAGTATTGTAATGAATATAATATTGAAGTTGAAAATTGTGAAATATTAAAAAATGCAGTAATTAAAATAAATAAAAATCTAAAAGATAATTCTATTGGAATACTGTCTCCATCAGCTGCCTCTCTAGATCAATTTAAATCTTATGCACAAAGAGGAAAAACTTTTAAAGATTTAGTTTTAGATTTAAGTAAACTTTAA
- the rplJ gene encoding 50S ribosomal protein L10, whose translation MNKQQKLEIIENLTSEFKDSQAIVVCGYNGVTHKELESLRIDARANGTKVQVAKNTLVTVAVKNAELGDVALTGTNIFLWSEDQISACKVADKFASANKDKFEIKSGIIEGEIADLATVNAFAKLPSRDELLGMLAATWMAPLTNFTIGLDALRKKKEEEAA comes from the coding sequence ATGAATAAACAACAAAAACTTGAAATAATTGAAAATTTAACATCTGAATTTAAAGATTCTCAAGCTATCGTAGTATGTGGATATAATGGAGTAACTCATAAAGAGTTAGAATCATTAAGAATCGATGCTAGAGCTAATGGAACTAAAGTTCAGGTTGCTAAAAATACTCTTGTAACTGTAGCAGTTAAAAATGCTGAGTTAGGAGATGTTGCCTTAACTGGTACAAATATTTTCTTATGGTCTGAAGATCAAATTTCTGCTTGTAAAGTTGCGGATAAATTTGCATCTGCTAACAAAGATAAATTTGAAATCAAATCAGGTATTATTGAAGGTGAGATTGCTGATCTTGCAACTGTTAATGCATTCGCTAAGTTACCATCTAGAGATGAACTTCTTGGTATGCTTGCAGCTACATGGATGGCTCCTCTTACTAACTTTACTATTGGACTTGATGCTCTTAGAAAGAAAAAAGAAGAAGAAGCAGCTTAA